The following nucleotide sequence is from Acidovorax radicis.
CATGAGGCATCTCGTGAAAGAGCGGCCCGTGCCGGTGCAGCAAAGAGCACATCGGACGGCCACCATCGCGCTGGGCTGGGGCCCGGCGATGGATGTTCTGCGCAGTGTGGGGAGAAAAGAAGGTTATCGCCGGGCGGGGGAATGTGCGACCGGCTTGTAGGGCCAGATCTCACACACCGCAGCGCCCCCGCCCACACACCCGGCCATAGGCACGCAGCCGCGCAGCGGGCCGGTGTGGGCGAATGGGGTGGGGAAAAACATAGGCGCAGATGGTATCAGCCAGGCCTTTCGCTGCGGCTTGAGGGGGGATTGCCATGCCGCATCCGCCGCCGTCACGTGCAGCAGGTGCGTCACGTGCGGCAGCGCCGACTCAAGGGCTGGCGCAGGGTTCGCCCAGCCCCGCATACCCCGCTACCTTTTGCAGGCTGGATCGGTTGTCCAGGCAGGCCTGGTGCTGGGCGGCCGCCGCTTTTTGCTGGGCCACGCGTGTGGCAGTGGCGCGCTCGGCCTGCAACTGCGCCACGCGCTCACGAATGTGGGGCATGGCGGCCAGCGCGGCTTTTTCGCCCTCCACCATCGCCTTGGCGCGCTGGCTGAAGTCTGCCGAGCCCAAATCGAGCACCTGGGGCCGGATGATCACGTCCGCGCGCGCCAGCTCGGCCTGCCCCAACTTCTGGCCCATGATGGCAATCGACTGGCTGAGCGTGCCCAGCATGTCGCCCGGCGATTTGCCCCGGGCCTTGTTGGAGATGTCCACCGCAATCACCACATCCGCACCCAGCTGGCGCGCCGCATCCACCGGCACCGGGCTCACGATGCCTCCATCCACAAAATGGTATTTGCCCAGCGTGACCGGCTGAAACACACCCGGAACACTGCTGGACGCCCGCACCGCCTGCCCCGTGTTGCCCCGCGCAAACACCGTGCGCTCGCCGTCTTCGAGCCGCGTCGCCACCGCCACAAAGGGCTTGGCCAGCTGCTCCAGGGGCTTGTTGCGCACCTGCGCGTTCACATAGTCCTCCAGCCCCTGGCCCAGCACCAGCCCGCCCGACGACAACTGCAGGTCGCGGATCTTCGATTCATCCAGCGCCACGGCTTTTTCCTGCAGCTCGAACGCGTTCATGCCGCTGGCGTACATCGCCCCCACCACACTGCCCGCGCTCGTGCCCGCCACCACGGCGGGCGCAAAGCCGTTGGCCTCCAGCATCTTGATCACCCCGATGTGCGCAAACCCCTTGGCCGCCCCACCGCCCAATGCGATGCCGATCTTGATGGGGGCCGGTGCGGCGATCGTGGCGATGGGCTCGGGCAAGGCGGCAGCCGAACGCGGCGAACTGCTGCCACAGGCGCTCAGGGCCGCCAGCGCGCATACGCCCAACACCGCGAACAAGGGCGAAAAGACTGTGGGGAAGGTGCGGGGGGTAAAAGCGGTCATGGGCGATGGATCCAGAGGCCCAGCCCCATTGCGGGGCGCGGGCACAGGCTTGATTGTCCGCCAATGCCGCAACGGCCTGCACGGGCACCGCGCGACAACCCCGTGCCATCCAGTGGCACTTATTCACGCCAGGGCATGGCATGACATGGCGACAAAATATTGCACGATCATGCTATATTCTTTCACACGAAACGAAGGAGTCATCATGGTTGCTCGCCTGGCAAAGGTGGCGAATCTGGAGGCCGCCCCCGACAAAGCCCTGGTTTTGGGCAAGGCCACGGCCCGTGCCGCACAAGAGCTCAGCCTGTCCAATGCCGCGTTGGCCCGGGTGATTGGCTTGAGCGAGCCCACCATCAGCCGCATCGTGGGCGGCGCGCGTGGCATCGACCCCCTCTCCAAAGAAGGGCAGCTGGCCTTGCTGCTGGTGCGCCTGTTCCGGTCCCTGGACCCGCTGGTCGGCTCGGACGCGCAAAAGCGCCACGACTGGCTGCGCAGTCATAACAAGGCCCTCAATGGCGCACCGGCCGCCTTGATCGAAACCCCTGCAGGCCTGGTCACAGCCCTGGCCTACCTCGACGGGATGCGGGCCGCCGCGTGATGGTGCAGGCCCAGGCCTCCTGGAACCCCGGCTGGGTTCAAGAACACGCAGCAGACCTGGCGATGAACGCGTTTCGCATGGTCGAGACGCAGCACACCGCGGCCACCATGCGCCTGGTGGACTCTGCGGACGAACAGACCCTGCTCGAGCAAATGCTGGACGACGCCAAACCCCCGCTGCCCCCACACGCCAAGGGGCTTCATTACCTGCTGGCCGCGCCCTTTCGTTACCGGTCACCGACAGGGTCTCGATTTCGCGGCACCCAGATGACCTGCCTCTGGTATGGCGCCGACGATCCGTTTTGTGCCTGTGCCGAAATTGCCTATTGGCGCCAGCGGTTTTTGCTGGACAGCGCGGGGCTCGTGGCGCAACAACTGTCCACCGAGCACTCGATGTATGAAGCTGTTGTCAGCGGGCGGGCCCTTGATCTGCTGTCACTCCCCTGGTCACAAGCCGAAGCCCAGTGGACACACCCCAGCAACTACACCGCAACACAGAAGCTGGGGGCGTTGGTTCAAGACACTGGCGATGTGGCGTGGATCCGTTATGCCTCGGTGCGCGCGCCCGGGCACACCTGCGCCGCCGTATTTGACCCACGGAGTCTGGCCATGGTCACCCCAGAGGGCCGGTATGAACAGTGGCACTGCCACACCACACGCGACCGGGTCACGTTATCCAACGGCCGTGTGCGGTTTGACTTTTAGAACGTGTTCACGATCTAAGCAAGCGGGCGTCCTGGCAGTGGCACGGTGTATCGGCTTGTAGAAATGCTATTAAATATATAGCTGCTAACGCTTATTGATAAAGCGCTAGAGGCCTAAAAGTCTTAAAACCTTAGTCAAACGGCTGGGTTCGTTGATGCTGAACAGAGCGTGAATGAGCCGTTCAGCGTACTTTCAGGGTGGTATTCGGACAATGCCACACGACACGAAGCCTGCACTGCGAACTGTCTCGTGCTGTGCCTTTTTTACAGGAACCGCCCATGAAATCCACCCCCACTTTGCGCCATGCCGTGCTGGTTCTATGGCTAGGCTTGGCCGCCCTGCCCACGTGGGCCAGTGACGATTGCGATGCGCCGCTCAATCGCTGGCAAACGCGTGATGCGGTGCGGCAGATGGCCGCCGCACAGGGCTGGCAGATCCAGCGGCTGAAGATTGACGACGGTTGCTATGAAATTCGCGGTACCGATGCCCAAGGACGCACCTTCAAAGCCAAGATCGACCCGGAAACCCTGAAGGTGTTGAAGATGAAGCAAGGCGACCACCAGCGGGACCGGGACCGGGACCGGGACCGGGACCGGGAGCGCGATGACGAGGGTGCTGCGCGGCACGCTCGACCGCCGCAACCGGGCGCCGCCGCCGGGCCTGCGCCTATGGCATTGCCGATCTCATCGCCTACTTCATCGCCTACGTCAGCCCCTGGCTCCGCGCCGCGCGGCCAGGTCGAATAAACACATTTCTCACAGAGAGCATCACCATGTCCAAACCTCTTTTGACCATTCTGGCCACCGCCTGCGCGCTGGCCCTTCCCGCCCTGGCACACAGCCGCCCGCTCACGCTGACCGCCCAGCTCAAGAACTACGGCGGCGACGGCGCCTACCTGGCGGCCTACCTGACCGATGCCAAAGGCGCCTATGTGCGCACGCTGTGGGTGGCAGGCGGCAAGGCCAAGTACCACAAGCACTTGTCTGACTGGAGCCGCCTCTCGGCGGGGGACGCCAAACGCCTCAATGGCGTCACCGGTGCCAGCGTGGGCGCTGGGCGCACGCTCAAGGTCACCGCCGATCTGGCGGATGCACTGATCGACGCGGGCTATGAAATCCGCATCGACGCTGCGGCAGAGGACATGCGAGACAGCCCGTCGGAGGTCCGCATTCCACTGTCCAAAGCCAACGCCGGCAAGCCGCAGGCGGGCAAGCAGTACATCCAGTCGGCAACCTTTCAACTCCAGTAAAGGGCCCGCATGAGTTGGAAAGCGATCCACCGCTGGCTCGGCCTGACCATTGGCACCCTGGCGGTGGTGCTGGGCATCACCGGTGCCATCCTGGCGATTGACCCGGTGCAGCAGGCGTGGCAGGCGCCCGCTGCCCCGGGCAATTTTCCCGTGGCCACCTTGGTGGAGCGCGTGGCGCGCAGCGTCCCAAATGCAGAAGAAATCCGCCGTCTGCCATCGGGCGCCATCGTGGTATTCAGCTTTGCAGGGGACCAGCCGCAGGCGTCTTACGTGGACCCCGCCGATGGCCATGTGCTGGGTGCGTGGCAAGCCTCGGCGCTGCCGCGCTGGGTGAAGAACCTGCACCGCTCACTGCTGTTGGGCGACGCCGGGCGCTGGGGTGCGGCGGGCACTGCGCTGACCGTGGGCTTGTTGTGCGTCTCTGCCCTGGTGCTGTTGCTGCGGCGCATGGGCGGCTGGCGGCGGCTGGCGGCACGGGTGCGTGGCTCGCTGGCGCAGCGCATCCACGTGGTGACCGGCCGCGTGGTGCTTGCCATCCTTTGCATCACATCGCTCACAGCGCTGACCATGAGCGCATCGACCCTGGGGCTGGTGACGCTGGACCCCAGAACCGAACCTGAAGTGTTTTCAGTAGTAACCGGCAAGCCCGACATGCCCGGCGCACAGCTGACAACGCTGCAAAACCTCCAGGTGCAGGATTTGCGCAAGCTGAGCCTTCCTGGCGCCACCGACCCGGAAGACACCTGGAAGGTCGTCGCCGCCCAAGGGCAAGGCTGGATTGACCGGACCTCGGGCCAGATGCTGGCCTGGCAGGATGCCCCCCTGGCGCAGCGTATCTACGACTGGGCCGTGGTGCTGCACACCGGCGAAGCGGCCTGGCCCTGGGCCGTGGTGCTCGGGCTCGCGGGCGCCAGCGTGCTGCTGTTCTGGCTGTCGGGCGTTGTGATCTGGTGGCGAGCACGCCGCCAGGCACCGCACATCATCGGCAACACGCCCATGGCACAGGCCGACGTGCTCATCTTCGTGGCCAGCGAAGGTGGCAGCACCTGGGGTTTCGCGCAGACACTGCAAGACGCGTTCGTGCAAGGCGGTCACCGCGTACACACCAGTGCACTGGAGAACTTTCGAACCACGGCCGCCACACGGCAGGTGTTTGTGCTTGCCGCAACCTACGGCGAAGGCCAGGCCCCGGCCCATGCCAGCCACGCCCTGGAGCACATCGCCAAGCTCAACGCCAGCGCTGTGCCGGTCACGGTGCTGGGCTTCGGCGACCGACAGTTCCCGGCCTTCTGCGCCTTTGCCAAGGCGCTGGATCAGACCTTGCGCGCACAGGGCTGGCCCACGTTGCTGCCGGTCGAGTGCATCCACCAGCAATCGGGCCAGCAGTTTGCGCGCTGGGGCGATGCCCTGGCACAGGCGCTGGGCGAACCCCTGGTGCTGGAGCATGTGCCGCGCTTGCCAGCCACGGTGGCGCTCACGCTCGTCGCGCGGCAGGACTATTCCGGTGTCACCGGGCAAGCCTCGGCGATCATGCGCTTTGCGTGGCCTGCACAAGGACTGGACGCACGCTTGCGCGGGCACGGTCTGGCGCGGTTTGCCGCGGGCGATCTTGTGGGCGTTGTGCCGCCGGGTTCGGCCGTACCGCGCTACTACTCGCTGGCGTCGGGCTGGGAAGATGGTTTTGTGGAAATCTGCGTGCGTCAGATGAGCGGCGGCCTGTGCTCCACGCACTTGCTGGGCCTGCAGATGGGGGACAGCATCAGCGCCTTCATACGGTCCAACCCCGGCTTTGCACTGCCGCGATCGCGGCGGCCTGTGCTGCTGATTGGGGCGGGCACCGGTGTGGCGCCGCTGGCGGGCTTCATCCGGCGCAACGACAGGCGCAGCCCGATGCACCTGTACTTTGGCGGACGTGACCCGGCGCGGGACTTTTACTTTGGCCCCGACATTCAGCGCTGGCTCGCCGAAGGGCGCCTGGCAACGCTGCAGACGGCTTTCTCGCGCGTGCCCGACGGCGGCGGCTATGTGCAGGATGCCCTGCGCCGTGACGCCGAGCGCGTGCGCGACCTGGTGGCGCAGGGCGCCATCGTGCGCGTTTGCGGCAGCCGTGCCATGGCGCAGGGCGTGGCCGAGGCGCTGGACAGCGTGTTGGCGCCACTGGACTGGAGCGTATCAGCGCTGAAAGCCAAGGAGCGTTATGCCGAAGATGTCTTCTGAGCCCCATGAGCACGCTGCGCCCTGCAAACGCACCACCCTGCACGGCCCGACCATGGGCACGCGCTGGTCTGCCAACGTCGATGCCGACGCCTCGGTGGACCTCAAGGCCTTGCGCCAGGACCTCGCCGCTGCGGTGGAGCAGGTGGACGCGCAGATGTCCCCCTGGAAACCCGACAGCGACCTCGTGCGCCTGAACCGCGCGTCTGTGGGCGAATGGGTGGACCTGCCCGCTGAAATCCTGGAGGTACTGGACTGCGCACTCGATGTTCAAAGCTTGAGCGCGGGTGCCTTCGATCCGTGCGTGGGGGCGCTGGTTGACGCGTGGGGGTTTGGCGCGGTGCGCGATGCACCGGACGCGCAAGCGATCCGCGCCGCACGCCAGTCCGTGCCTCTCGCCGCGAACGGGCGCCTGGAACTGGACAGGCCCGCAGGCCGTTCCCGCAAGCATGCATCTATCCAACTGGACCTGTGCGGCATTGCGAAGGGATACGGGGTGGATCACATGGCCAAAGTGCTGCAACAACACGGCGTGCGGCATGCACTGGCCGCGCTGGATGGTGAGCTGCGTGCCGTGGGCGCTCAA
It contains:
- a CDS encoding FAD:protein FMN transferase, which gives rise to MPKMSSEPHEHAAPCKRTTLHGPTMGTRWSANVDADASVDLKALRQDLAAAVEQVDAQMSPWKPDSDLVRLNRASVGEWVDLPAEILEVLDCALDVQSLSAGAFDPCVGALVDAWGFGAVRDAPDAQAIRAARQSVPLAANGRLELDRPAGRSRKHASIQLDLCGIAKGYGVDHMAKVLQQHGVRHALAALDGELRAVGAQASGAPWAVALERPETGRRAVHGVIELEDLAVATSGDYRHYLDVGDARIAHTMDARRCAPVNNAVASVTVLARTCMLADAWATALLVAGPDEGLAMAQRMRMDVLFLLRRAEGLTQVGLGRFGTSADG
- a CDS encoding patatin-like phospholipase family protein yields the protein MTAFTPRTFPTVFSPLFAVLGVCALAALSACGSSSPRSAAALPEPIATIAAPAPIKIGIALGGGAAKGFAHIGVIKMLEANGFAPAVVAGTSAGSVVGAMYASGMNAFELQEKAVALDESKIRDLQLSSGGLVLGQGLEDYVNAQVRNKPLEQLAKPFVAVATRLEDGERTVFARGNTGQAVRASSSVPGVFQPVTLGKYHFVDGGIVSPVPVDAARQLGADVVIAVDISNKARGKSPGDMLGTLSQSIAIMGQKLGQAELARADVIIRPQVLDLGSADFSQRAKAMVEGEKAALAAMPHIRERVAQLQAERATATRVAQQKAAAAQHQACLDNRSSLQKVAGYAGLGEPCASP
- a CDS encoding PepSY domain-containing protein; this translates as MSWKAIHRWLGLTIGTLAVVLGITGAILAIDPVQQAWQAPAAPGNFPVATLVERVARSVPNAEEIRRLPSGAIVVFSFAGDQPQASYVDPADGHVLGAWQASALPRWVKNLHRSLLLGDAGRWGAAGTALTVGLLCVSALVLLLRRMGGWRRLAARVRGSLAQRIHVVTGRVVLAILCITSLTALTMSASTLGLVTLDPRTEPEVFSVVTGKPDMPGAQLTTLQNLQVQDLRKLSLPGATDPEDTWKVVAAQGQGWIDRTSGQMLAWQDAPLAQRIYDWAVVLHTGEAAWPWAVVLGLAGASVLLFWLSGVVIWWRARRQAPHIIGNTPMAQADVLIFVASEGGSTWGFAQTLQDAFVQGGHRVHTSALENFRTTAATRQVFVLAATYGEGQAPAHASHALEHIAKLNASAVPVTVLGFGDRQFPAFCAFAKALDQTLRAQGWPTLLPVECIHQQSGQQFARWGDALAQALGEPLVLEHVPRLPATVALTLVARQDYSGVTGQASAIMRFAWPAQGLDARLRGHGLARFAAGDLVGVVPPGSAVPRYYSLASGWEDGFVEICVRQMSGGLCSTHLLGLQMGDSISAFIRSNPGFALPRSRRPVLLIGAGTGVAPLAGFIRRNDRRSPMHLYFGGRDPARDFYFGPDIQRWLAEGRLATLQTAFSRVPDGGGYVQDALRRDAERVRDLVAQGAIVRVCGSRAMAQGVAEALDSVLAPLDWSVSALKAKERYAEDVF
- a CDS encoding antitoxin Xre-like helix-turn-helix domain-containing protein, with product MVARLAKVANLEAAPDKALVLGKATARAAQELSLSNAALARVIGLSEPTISRIVGGARGIDPLSKEGQLALLLVRLFRSLDPLVGSDAQKRHDWLRSHNKALNGAPAALIETPAGLVTALAYLDGMRAAA
- a CDS encoding RES family NAD+ phosphorylase, with translation MNAFRMVETQHTAATMRLVDSADEQTLLEQMLDDAKPPLPPHAKGLHYLLAAPFRYRSPTGSRFRGTQMTCLWYGADDPFCACAEIAYWRQRFLLDSAGLVAQQLSTEHSMYEAVVSGRALDLLSLPWSQAEAQWTHPSNYTATQKLGALVQDTGDVAWIRYASVRAPGHTCAAVFDPRSLAMVTPEGRYEQWHCHTTRDRVTLSNGRVRFDF
- a CDS encoding PepSY domain-containing protein, which codes for MKSTPTLRHAVLVLWLGLAALPTWASDDCDAPLNRWQTRDAVRQMAAAQGWQIQRLKIDDGCYEIRGTDAQGRTFKAKIDPETLKVLKMKQGDHQRDRDRDRDRDRERDDEGAARHARPPQPGAAAGPAPMALPISSPTSSPTSAPGSAPRGQVE
- a CDS encoding DUF2271 domain-containing protein translates to MSKPLLTILATACALALPALAHSRPLTLTAQLKNYGGDGAYLAAYLTDAKGAYVRTLWVAGGKAKYHKHLSDWSRLSAGDAKRLNGVTGASVGAGRTLKVTADLADALIDAGYEIRIDAAAEDMRDSPSEVRIPLSKANAGKPQAGKQYIQSATFQLQ